From Fervidobacterium sp., the proteins below share one genomic window:
- a CDS encoding YbaN family protein: MFLKNVSIFKGWLSKMDKTILSKARKIALVSVGFLSLFLGIAGIFLPVLPTTPFLLVSAWAFLRTSQRLFHWLVNHKLLGRYIRDYLIHKKLPVKTKLISIVTLWAVILTTAMFLVENVLVKILLLIIAIGVTLHLLAL, encoded by the coding sequence GTGTTTCTGAAAAATGTGAGTATATTCAAAGGCTGGTTGTCTAAAATGGATAAAACGATCTTAAGTAAAGCAAGAAAGATTGCTCTGGTTTCAGTTGGTTTTCTTTCCCTTTTCTTAGGAATAGCGGGAATATTTCTCCCAGTTTTACCTACAACTCCATTTCTACTTGTCTCTGCATGGGCTTTCTTAAGAACATCGCAAAGGTTGTTTCATTGGCTTGTTAATCACAAATTGCTTGGAAGATACATCAGAGATTATTTAATTCATAAAAAGCTTCCAGTTAAAACAAAGTTGATTTCGATTGTAACATTGTGGGCGGTGATTTTAACAACTGCAATGTTTCTGGTTGAAAATGTTCTAGTCAAAATCCTTCTCTTAATAATAGCTATTGGTGTAACGTTGCATCTACTCGCTTTGTGA
- the mnhG gene encoding monovalent cation/H(+) antiporter subunit G: protein MIGMIREMFGYSLIGLGALFYFFAGLGLLRMPDIYTKLQASTKATTLGTFSVALGIGILDFSFLGKAFLVIIFVALTNPVVASLMIRAAYKNNAPKCKETVVDELSERYQGGEEK, encoded by the coding sequence ATGATTGGAATGATTAGAGAGATGTTTGGTTATTCACTTATCGGACTTGGAGCTTTATTTTATTTCTTCGCTGGACTCGGTTTGTTAAGAATGCCGGATATTTACACTAAATTGCAAGCTTCTACAAAGGCAACAACACTTGGTACTTTCTCCGTTGCTCTTGGTATTGGTATACTTGATTTCTCGTTTCTTGGGAAAGCTTTTCTTGTCATAATTTTCGTTGCGTTGACTAATCCAGTTGTTGCATCGCTCATGATTAGAGCAGCTTATAAAAATAACGCACCAAAATGTAAGGAAACTGTTGTAGACGAACTTTCTGAGCGATATCAAGGTGGTGAGGAAAAATGA
- a CDS encoding MFS transporter: MSKSWKSISMLIFSFVSFMVLGSVYSWSVVKTPLEKALNLTSFQSNLPFMIFLMLYAIFMPLGGVFQKIMGIRRTFLLGALLVSLGYFLAGQFKAFYTLVFWYGIVVGSGVGLCYNVPLTIIARYFPKSQGTLSGFVLAGFGISPLISAPLYTTLIKMVGVFNALKLYSLIAFGVLFTTYLIYGASLESFKIDTKNAQKQKTSKSVAKNSEFQAVYLLFFFATLIGLMFIGISSQIGLEIVGLSMESISVFISIFAVFNAFGRLLVGFILDKVDEIIVVSGSYILLLISLLLGLFLDKQQVVIYFSSLSLIWFNFGSWLAIAPYLTRKYFGVERFAQNYGLMFTAYGLGAIFGNTLSGLVKDKLGNYKLIFYPSIFLIITGIVIIFTIFKAKFSDPSTELSTVDEE; encoded by the coding sequence GTGAGCAAAAGTTGGAAGAGTATTTCAATGCTTATTTTTAGCTTTGTTTCGTTCATGGTGCTTGGAAGTGTGTACTCATGGAGTGTTGTGAAGACTCCGTTAGAGAAGGCTTTGAATCTGACATCATTTCAAAGTAACTTACCATTTATGATATTTCTCATGCTTTACGCTATTTTTATGCCATTGGGTGGTGTTTTCCAAAAAATTATGGGGATAAGAAGAACATTTTTGTTAGGAGCTCTCCTTGTTAGTTTAGGTTATTTCTTGGCTGGTCAATTCAAAGCATTCTATACGTTAGTATTTTGGTATGGAATTGTTGTTGGAAGTGGTGTCGGATTGTGTTATAATGTCCCGCTTACTATTATTGCAAGGTATTTTCCAAAGAGTCAAGGTACGTTGTCTGGATTTGTGTTAGCTGGCTTTGGAATATCTCCACTGATCAGCGCTCCTTTATACACCACGTTGATAAAGATGGTAGGGGTTTTTAATGCGTTGAAGTTGTATAGCTTAATAGCTTTTGGAGTATTGTTTACAACTTATCTTATCTACGGGGCTTCATTAGAATCATTCAAAATCGATACAAAAAATGCTCAAAAACAAAAAACTTCAAAATCTGTCGCAAAAAATAGTGAATTTCAGGCTGTTTATTTATTATTCTTTTTTGCAACTTTAATTGGATTGATGTTCATAGGAATAAGTTCGCAAATTGGATTGGAGATAGTTGGACTTTCGATGGAGAGTATCTCTGTTTTCATATCCATATTTGCTGTATTTAATGCTTTTGGTCGGCTGTTAGTTGGTTTTATACTTGACAAAGTAGATGAGATAATCGTAGTTTCCGGCTCATATATTTTACTTTTGATATCGTTATTACTCGGCTTGTTCTTAGATAAACAGCAAGTAGTAATTTATTTTTCATCACTATCATTGATATGGTTTAATTTCGGAAGTTGGCTTGCGATCGCACCCTACTTGACAAGAAAGTACTTTGGGGTAGAGCGTTTTGCACAAAATTACGGTTTAATGTTTACAGCCTACGGTTTAGGAGCAATTTTTGGAAATACGTTATCAGGATTAGTAAAAGACAAGCTCGGAAATTACAAACTTATATTTTATCCTTCTATCTTTCTGATCATAACTGGTATTGTTATCATATTCACGATATTTAAAGCCAAATTCTCAGATCCTTCTACTGAACTTTCAACAGTTGATGAAGAATAA
- a CDS encoding cation diffusion facilitator family transporter: MRKQLEKEKKIILFSVVMTVFSSVLGIVFGTTSKSQVILFDGLYSLVSLVLSLTSFYTAKFMAKNDWKKYPFGKAAAEPLAMIFNYNVLIFLALEFTIENIGILLKGGRSVETDVAITYSLITTSLCAFTFFILNALAKRKNSGLLNVEADGWLYDTLISLSVLITFFIVDNLSKRGLFINYLRFVDPTVVIIISVLFITKSIRIILESSREILDVSPEDELRDKLESIVEDIEEEYKIKESFLRASQGRRIIWVEIDFVVDDNSLVKTVKDEDEIREKIYSALKEVKCDKWITISFTTKRKWAK, translated from the coding sequence ATGAGAAAGCAATTGGAAAAAGAAAAAAAGATAATCCTATTCTCAGTTGTGATGACAGTTTTCTCCTCGGTACTTGGAATTGTATTTGGAACGACTTCTAAATCACAAGTCATTTTGTTCGACGGATTATATTCACTTGTAAGTCTTGTTCTGTCGTTGACATCGTTTTATACTGCAAAATTCATGGCAAAAAATGACTGGAAAAAATATCCATTCGGAAAAGCAGCTGCCGAACCATTAGCAATGATATTCAACTACAATGTATTAATATTCTTGGCGTTAGAATTTACAATTGAAAACATAGGCATATTACTTAAGGGCGGAAGAAGCGTCGAAACCGATGTTGCTATTACTTATTCTTTAATTACTACTTCTTTGTGCGCATTTACATTTTTTATCTTGAATGCCTTGGCAAAAAGAAAAAACTCTGGACTTTTAAATGTTGAAGCCGATGGTTGGCTTTACGATACACTAATAAGCTTATCAGTCTTGATAACATTTTTCATTGTGGACAATCTTTCAAAGAGAGGATTGTTTATCAATTATCTGCGATTTGTTGATCCTACCGTTGTGATTATTATTTCGGTGCTTTTTATAACGAAATCCATCAGAATAATCTTAGAATCTTCAAGAGAGATACTGGATGTTTCTCCCGAAGATGAATTAAGAGACAAGTTAGAAAGTATTGTTGAAGACATTGAAGAAGAGTATAAAATAAAAGAATCATTTCTAAGAGCATCACAGGGAAGGAGGATCATTTGGGTTGAAATAGATTTTGTAGTTGATGACAATTCCTTAGTAAAAACTGTTAAAGACGAAGATGAAATCAGGGAGAAGATTTACAGTGCCTTAAAAGAGGTAAAATGTGATAAGTGGATAACAATTTCATTTACAACCAAACGTAAATGGGCAAAATGA
- a CDS encoding DUF4040 domain-containing protein codes for MNNVLDFLKDVFTNFNRLYYFLVGGLMIVFAIFSVEAKKIIDALIGLSAVSLLSVLIFIMLKAPDVAITEAAVGSGLATAVMLFALWKIEAGEKK; via the coding sequence ATGAATAATGTTTTGGATTTTTTGAAAGATGTTTTTACTAATTTTAATAGGCTTTACTATTTCTTAGTGGGTGGGTTGATGATCGTGTTTGCAATATTTTCAGTCGAAGCTAAAAAGATAATCGATGCACTTATTGGACTTTCGGCGGTGAGTTTGTTGTCAGTTTTGATTTTTATCATGTTAAAGGCTCCCGATGTTGCTATAACGGAAGCTGCGGTTGGTTCAGGCCTTGCCACTGCTGTTATGCTTTTTGCACTATGGAAAATAGAGGCAGGTGAGAAGAAATGA
- a CDS encoding riboflavin synthase, producing the protein MFSGIIQQVQPGELVSGVLKIKRCWENLSVGESIAVNGVCLTLTKFDKEFMYFDVGLETLSKTNLGKCKLFNLEKALKMGDSISGHFVTGHVDGTIKFISKNSVANTTYMKFSIPSERWAISKKGSITLNGISLTVADVDFDTFIVQIIPHTLEKTNLKHLTPGEHVNYEIDILARYIRNVIIQKEMTKQWEF; encoded by the coding sequence ATGTTTAGCGGGATAATCCAGCAAGTACAACCTGGAGAGTTGGTAAGTGGGGTATTGAAAATCAAAAGATGTTGGGAGAATTTGTCAGTTGGTGAAAGCATAGCAGTCAATGGTGTATGCCTTACACTTACTAAGTTTGACAAAGAATTTATGTATTTCGATGTTGGGCTCGAAACATTGTCAAAGACGAATCTTGGAAAGTGTAAGCTTTTCAATTTAGAAAAGGCGCTCAAAATGGGAGATAGTATCTCTGGTCATTTTGTAACTGGACATGTTGATGGTACGATTAAATTCATATCAAAAAACAGTGTTGCAAACACAACATACATGAAATTTTCTATCCCATCAGAGCGTTGGGCAATATCAAAAAAAGGATCTATAACACTCAATGGAATAAGCTTAACAGTTGCCGATGTTGACTTTGACACCTTTATTGTCCAGATAATACCACATACATTGGAAAAAACAAACCTTAAACATCTAACACCGGGGGAACACGTAAACTATGAAATAGACATACTGGCAAGATATATAAGGAACGTAATAATTCAAAAGGAGATGACAAAACAATGGGAATTTTAG
- a CDS encoding Na+/H+ antiporter subunit E: MSFSVFLVSFFTWILLTWSFDWQEVIVGLVVSFFISVIFKRYYRIRFGRNFLVGLFKFLFVYVPVFTWEMVKANVDVASRLWSSKGNVRPGFVKVKTELKGDVEKLLLANSITLTPGTITMDIVGDELYVHWIDVAGLDNESKKVFYGRFEKILKGVCK, encoded by the coding sequence ATGAGTTTTTCCGTTTTTCTTGTGAGTTTTTTCACTTGGATTTTACTCACATGGTCATTTGATTGGCAAGAGGTTATTGTAGGCTTAGTTGTTTCATTTTTCATATCTGTTATCTTCAAGAGGTACTATCGGATAAGGTTTGGAAGGAATTTTTTGGTAGGTTTATTTAAGTTCTTGTTTGTGTATGTTCCAGTTTTTACTTGGGAGATGGTGAAAGCGAATGTTGACGTAGCTTCAAGATTGTGGTCGAGTAAAGGGAATGTTAGACCTGGATTTGTTAAAGTGAAAACAGAATTGAAAGGTGATGTTGAAAAGTTACTGCTTGCAAATTCTATTACTTTAACCCCTGGAACGATTACAATGGATATCGTCGGAGATGAGTTGTATGTTCACTGGATTGATGTCGCCGGTCTAGATAATGAGTCTAAGAAAGTTTTTTACGGTCGTTTTGAAAAGATACTCAAGGGGGTGTGCAAATGA
- a CDS encoding sodium:proton antiporter, translating to MVYYVAFIIIGIGLYGIVSQKNLFKQLISLSLIDTGVNMFIVALGYVDNMEAPIYSPITPIANFVDPLPQALVLTAIVIGVGILALGAMLLIHLNEDYGSVELDEIRAAKEVIE from the coding sequence ATGGTATACTACGTAGCATTTATAATCATAGGAATAGGGCTTTATGGCATCGTTTCTCAGAAAAACCTTTTCAAGCAACTCATTTCTCTTTCATTGATAGATACAGGTGTCAATATGTTTATTGTTGCCCTTGGTTACGTTGATAACATGGAAGCACCAATCTATTCACCAATAACTCCAATTGCTAATTTTGTTGACCCACTTCCACAGGCACTTGTGCTTACTGCTATAGTCATAGGTGTAGGAATTCTTGCACTCGGCGCTATGTTGTTGATCCATCTAAACGAAGACTACGGTTCTGTAGAATTGGATGAGATTCGTGCGGCAAAGGAAGTGATAGAATGA
- a CDS encoding cation:proton antiporter: MSGSVLIDLIVFGLTGFGIFFSLVRFLLGPSTFERLVAVDMMNVMFIGVIVIISYSFKNSMYMDIAILYGLLAFIETVVFARYLESKAGKKKCGDEK; the protein is encoded by the coding sequence ATGAGTGGTTCGGTTCTAATTGATCTGATCGTATTTGGACTTACAGGATTTGGTATCTTTTTCTCGCTTGTTAGGTTTTTACTCGGACCATCAACGTTTGAGCGGCTTGTAGCTGTTGATATGATGAATGTAATGTTTATAGGTGTTATTGTTATTATTTCTTACAGTTTTAAGAATAGTATGTACATGGATATAGCTATTTTATACGGACTTCTTGCTTTCATAGAGACTGTTGTTTTTGCAAGATATCTGGAAAGTAAGGCTGGCAAGAAAAAGTGTGGTGATGAGAAATGA
- the ribH gene encoding 6,7-dimethyl-8-ribityllumazine synthase, whose protein sequence is MRIWEGSYNGEGLKFGIVVSRFNSAITDKLLEGALDCLQRHGVKDENIEVIKVPGSVEAIYALNIMSKNTEKYDGIIVLAAVIQGETYHFNIVANEIGKAVAQLNLTSQIPISFGVLTTETVEQALNRAGIKSGNKGFEAAMAALEMANLRKILKHGN, encoded by the coding sequence ATGCGTATCTGGGAAGGCAGCTATAACGGTGAGGGGTTGAAATTTGGAATAGTAGTTTCAAGATTTAACAGTGCAATAACCGATAAACTATTGGAAGGTGCTTTAGATTGTTTACAAAGACACGGTGTAAAAGATGAAAATATAGAGGTTATCAAAGTTCCAGGTAGTGTTGAAGCTATTTATGCATTGAACATCATGAGTAAGAATACGGAAAAATATGACGGAATAATAGTTTTAGCTGCCGTCATACAAGGTGAAACTTACCATTTCAACATTGTAGCAAACGAAATAGGAAAAGCTGTTGCTCAGCTCAACCTCACATCTCAAATACCAATATCTTTTGGAGTACTAACAACCGAAACTGTGGAACAAGCTTTGAATAGAGCCGGAATAAAAAGTGGAAACAAAGGATTCGAAGCAGCCATGGCTGCACTTGAAATGGCAAACTTAAGAAAAATTTTAAAGCATGGAAATTAA
- a CDS encoding diguanylate cyclase, giving the protein MNIAFHFLLVSGIFFVILGIYSLFISEKKRSLTFAFLCFSLATYVIAHAFELRAQNTEQVIFLLKLKFFGIPFVIPLLLALIYRMFFARELPNKVKIPVLMMAFLTVFFSSTNEYHNLMFTQVSLKNYGDFIVADLKFGLWYALFGLYVYILSMFMIASLFKLAKNARNPVVRKHSVMIILSILFPMISEIFYFVKLSPYNLDIMPFALSISFVFLSFAVFRYGFLYIDEILKDVLLSGIKEGIIILDKNNRLLEFNMAAKEMFEQLNLNLKGEEFSKIIPIEEFLSNNTEEIEMEVFGKKKYIEISKFEITDKREVIGKALITRDVTKRRELSNQLEYSASHDYLTGIFNRRTVFNFIQKQFELAKRYKRKFSIVIMDIDHFKRINDTYGHQTGDEVLKHIVKLVEKRLRSSDIIGRYGGEEYIIVLPETDASHGRLLAEDLRNMIYNSEFDYKGVKIKITASFGISEFDFNEVNLAVDELVKRADIALYQSKNLGRNRVSVYSEAS; this is encoded by the coding sequence GTGAACATTGCTTTCCACTTTTTGCTAGTTAGTGGAATATTTTTTGTCATATTGGGAATATATTCTCTATTTATTAGCGAAAAAAAGCGCTCATTGACTTTTGCTTTTCTTTGCTTTTCTCTGGCAACGTATGTAATAGCTCACGCATTTGAGTTACGAGCACAAAATACGGAGCAAGTTATTTTTCTTTTAAAGCTTAAGTTCTTCGGAATCCCATTTGTTATCCCACTTTTACTAGCATTGATTTACAGGATGTTTTTTGCAAGAGAACTACCGAACAAAGTAAAGATTCCAGTTCTTATGATGGCTTTCCTAACTGTTTTCTTCTCGTCGACGAATGAATATCATAATCTTATGTTTACACAAGTATCTTTGAAAAATTATGGTGATTTCATCGTTGCTGATCTTAAGTTTGGGCTATGGTATGCTCTGTTTGGATTGTATGTTTACATTCTTTCAATGTTCATGATAGCCTCTTTATTCAAGCTTGCCAAAAACGCAAGAAACCCAGTTGTAAGAAAACATTCAGTTATGATAATTTTATCCATTTTGTTTCCCATGATCTCCGAAATATTTTATTTTGTGAAGTTGTCACCATATAACCTTGACATAATGCCATTTGCTTTGAGTATATCTTTTGTTTTCTTAAGTTTTGCGGTGTTTCGTTATGGTTTCTTGTACATCGATGAAATTTTAAAGGATGTTCTATTATCAGGGATAAAGGAAGGTATTATAATTTTGGATAAGAACAACAGACTATTAGAATTTAACATGGCAGCCAAAGAAATGTTTGAACAACTGAATTTAAATTTGAAAGGAGAAGAGTTTTCTAAGATTATTCCTATCGAAGAATTCTTGTCAAATAACACTGAAGAGATAGAAATGGAAGTTTTTGGAAAGAAAAAATACATAGAAATAAGCAAATTTGAGATCACCGACAAGAGAGAAGTAATTGGAAAGGCATTAATAACAAGAGACGTAACCAAAAGACGTGAGTTATCCAATCAATTAGAATATAGCGCCTCACATGACTATCTCACAGGAATATTCAATAGAAGAACGGTGTTCAATTTTATACAAAAACAATTTGAGCTTGCGAAACGCTATAAAAGAAAATTTTCTATAGTGATAATGGACATTGATCACTTTAAGAGAATAAATGATACTTATGGTCATCAAACTGGCGATGAAGTACTCAAACACATTGTAAAACTTGTGGAGAAGCGATTGAGAAGTTCTGATATAATTGGAAGGTATGGAGGAGAGGAATATATAATAGTGCTTCCAGAAACCGACGCATCGCATGGGAGATTATTAGCTGAAGACTTAAGAAATATGATCTATAATTCAGAATTTGATTATAAAGGAGTAAAAATAAAAATAACCGCTAGCTTTGGCATTTCGGAATTTGATTTTAACGAAGTTAATCTGGCAGTGGATGAATTGGTAAAACGTGCTGATATCGCTCTCTACCAATCAAAGAACTTAGGACGGAATCGTGTTTCAGTATACAGTGAAGCAAGCTGA
- a CDS encoding bifunctional 3,4-dihydroxy-2-butanone-4-phosphate synthase/GTP cyclohydrolase II, giving the protein MGILEKIKEEFLSGKPIVLIDEERELEADFVYPAQMITDDIVEFMTKYGKGLFCLVGPQNELLRRGFFRLPSNYSANYFIPVDFPSTKLSTGIPAKERAITCQKLVDETLTISNFKYPGHVTLIGAIEFSKRKGHSESSIELLKMLGFKPYSVIIEILDEKGDSHNLQYIDEICERFNLAKLTIKQVWREYIKNNQLLKIKACANLPTKFGVFKVLSFDNNLDQQEHFALLKEYKGIPLVRIHSECVTGDCLNSLRCDCGSQLEKALKIIQKHGGILLYLRQEGRGIGLSWKISAYELQDSGIDTYDANIKLGFNPDERDYAIAVQMLKTLGITKIKLLTNNPDKANQLENYGIKVEERIPLIGEIQTHNIRYLKTKVMKFGHTISEITNVEG; this is encoded by the coding sequence ATGGGAATTTTAGAAAAAATAAAAGAGGAATTCCTGAGTGGTAAACCGATTGTCTTAATAGACGAAGAAAGAGAACTGGAAGCAGATTTTGTCTACCCAGCACAAATGATAACAGATGACATAGTGGAGTTTATGACAAAGTACGGGAAAGGACTATTTTGTCTTGTTGGTCCTCAAAATGAACTGTTAAGACGAGGATTCTTCAGACTACCATCAAACTATAGTGCAAATTACTTTATACCTGTGGATTTTCCATCAACGAAATTATCAACAGGTATACCCGCTAAGGAACGGGCTATTACCTGCCAAAAACTAGTTGATGAGACTCTAACAATAAGTAACTTTAAGTATCCAGGGCATGTCACATTAATTGGTGCCATAGAATTTTCTAAGCGTAAAGGACACAGTGAATCATCAATCGAACTACTTAAAATGTTAGGTTTCAAACCATACTCTGTCATAATAGAAATCTTAGACGAAAAAGGCGATTCGCATAACTTACAATACATAGATGAAATATGCGAAAGATTTAATCTCGCAAAATTGACAATCAAACAGGTATGGAGAGAGTACATTAAAAATAATCAATTACTCAAAATTAAAGCATGTGCAAACTTACCAACAAAATTTGGTGTATTCAAAGTACTATCTTTTGACAATAACTTAGATCAACAAGAGCACTTCGCTTTATTAAAAGAATACAAAGGAATTCCGTTAGTAAGGATTCATTCCGAATGTGTAACGGGTGACTGTCTCAATTCACTAAGATGCGATTGTGGCTCACAACTTGAGAAAGCACTTAAAATTATTCAAAAACATGGAGGAATACTTTTGTACTTGAGACAAGAAGGAAGAGGAATTGGTTTAAGTTGGAAGATAAGTGCTTACGAGTTGCAAGATTCTGGTATTGATACATATGATGCCAATATTAAACTTGGATTCAACCCAGACGAAAGGGACTACGCAATTGCCGTTCAAATGCTTAAAACCTTAGGAATCACAAAAATAAAACTTTTAACAAATAACCCAGACAAAGCAAACCAACTTGAGAATTACGGTATTAAAGTTGAGGAAAGAATACCATTGATAGGAGAAATACAAACACACAATATAAGATACTTGAAAACGAAAGTAATGAAATTCGGACATACTATTAGTGAAATCACAAATGTGGAGGGATGA
- the ribD gene encoding bifunctional diaminohydroxyphosphoribosylaminopyrimidine deaminase/5-amino-6-(5-phosphoribosylamino)uracil reductase RibD, giving the protein MLEDYYMKLALKLAKKGLGYVNPNPPVGAVIVKDDVILSTGYHERYGGFHAERNAILKARQKGVDLSNSTLYVTLEPCDHHGKTPPCTDLIIESGIKRVVIASKDPNPISGDGIAKLKKAGIEVEVGILEKESHKLMKFFLKYVTKNLPYVTLKYASTLDGKIADKYGNSKWITDELRKMVHKLRVEHMAVMVGSGTVIKDNPQLNIRLTKSKKSSPIKIILDKEGITLEDWHIYNVYKDQTKVIVFTEKLFKNLPRHIKTINVTEPIEILKALYTEGIDSVLIEGGSTLFSQFLPLSDEIYGFYGAKILGEGRDIFALISKNLENAYNFSIRELRISKNKKEFLVVMEKCLAG; this is encoded by the coding sequence ATGCTCGAAGACTACTACATGAAATTGGCACTTAAATTAGCCAAAAAAGGATTAGGGTATGTGAATCCGAATCCACCTGTTGGCGCTGTTATAGTGAAAGATGATGTAATTTTAAGTACCGGATATCATGAAAGATATGGTGGCTTTCATGCTGAAAGAAATGCTATTTTGAAAGCAAGGCAGAAAGGTGTAGATTTATCCAATTCTACTTTATACGTGACCCTTGAACCATGTGATCATCATGGTAAAACACCACCGTGTACTGACTTGATTATCGAGTCTGGTATTAAACGTGTTGTTATTGCATCAAAAGATCCAAATCCAATTAGTGGAGATGGCATAGCAAAACTAAAAAAAGCAGGTATTGAAGTAGAAGTTGGAATCTTAGAAAAAGAATCACACAAGTTAATGAAATTTTTCTTAAAATATGTAACTAAAAACCTACCCTATGTCACTCTGAAATATGCGAGCACCTTAGATGGTAAGATAGCGGATAAATATGGGAATTCAAAATGGATAACTGACGAACTTAGGAAAATGGTGCATAAACTGAGAGTTGAACACATGGCAGTAATGGTTGGTAGCGGGACGGTAATTAAAGACAATCCTCAGCTCAACATCAGACTTACCAAATCCAAGAAATCCTCACCAATCAAAATTATCCTGGATAAAGAAGGTATTACACTTGAAGATTGGCACATTTACAATGTATATAAGGACCAAACCAAAGTAATAGTCTTTACCGAAAAATTGTTTAAGAACCTTCCAAGACATATAAAAACGATAAATGTTACTGAACCAATTGAAATTTTAAAAGCTTTGTACACAGAGGGTATTGACTCGGTATTGATCGAAGGTGGCTCAACTCTCTTTTCACAATTCTTACCACTATCAGACGAGATTTATGGTTTTTATGGTGCAAAAATACTTGGTGAAGGCAGAGATATATTTGCATTGATTTCTAAAAACTTGGAAAATGCCTACAATTTTTCTATCAGAGAACTAAGAATTTCAAAGAACAAGAAAGAATTCTTGGTGGTGATGGAAAAATGTTTAGCGGGATAA
- a CDS encoding Na(+)/H(+) antiporter subunit B, whose product MRRIWAILIVIAFLYFFFKDVLPALPEFGKVDLFTRVSFDIISKSTKGKYEPIEFKKSSNREEGSANVVTSIVVNYRSFDTLGEVTVLFTAAIGVGILSSALRKRRFIEFEEHFVLKITSGIILPLVLLFGTYIFIHGHLTPGGGFPGGTVIALGILLMLISNNQFRVTEASKHVEQISGVGYVILGLIGMALSGIFLTNFLPTGVIGDLFSAGVVPIVYVLIGFKVGAELSSIVFEMKEG is encoded by the coding sequence ATGAGAAGAATCTGGGCAATCTTGATCGTTATAGCTTTTCTGTACTTTTTCTTTAAGGATGTTTTACCAGCTCTCCCTGAATTTGGTAAGGTGGATTTATTTACAAGGGTATCGTTTGATATAATCAGTAAATCTACAAAAGGCAAATATGAACCAATTGAATTCAAAAAATCATCGAATCGTGAAGAAGGTAGTGCTAATGTTGTGACTTCAATTGTTGTTAATTACAGATCGTTTGACACGCTTGGTGAGGTTACAGTTCTTTTCACCGCCGCTATTGGTGTGGGGATCCTTAGTTCTGCTTTAAGAAAAAGAAGGTTTATTGAGTTTGAGGAACATTTTGTTTTGAAGATCACTTCTGGAATTATTCTTCCACTCGTATTGCTGTTTGGTACTTACATTTTCATACATGGTCATCTTACACCCGGTGGTGGTTTTCCAGGTGGCACTGTGATTGCCCTTGGCATTTTGCTTATGCTGATTTCAAATAATCAGTTTAGAGTGACTGAAGCTTCAAAACATGTAGAGCAAATTTCAGGTGTTGGGTATGTGATTTTAGGACTGATTGGTATGGCTTTGTCTGGGATATTCTTGACAAATTTCTTACCAACAGGTGTCATCGGAGATTTGTTTAGTGCTGGTGTCGTTCCAATTGTATACGTATTGATCGGTTTCAAAGTTGGCGCTGAGTTGTCGAGTATTGTCTTTGAAATGAAGGAGGGATGA